Proteins encoded by one window of Xiphophorus couchianus chromosome 13, X_couchianus-1.0, whole genome shotgun sequence:
- the LOC114155445 gene encoding germ cell-specific gene 1-like protein — translation MLEKMSRRNRTLLSLGLTSLALTMSVSAFCSSYWCVGTHKVVKPVCLSPVKMKNCGKNNSQPYTTEAPTQDPKNPVSNVTLSPQQKEELAQIRKNQLANAVQYLWETGEDKYMLRYFHTGFWLSCEKHNEGDDQEEKCRSFIELTPGETQGVLWLSVISEFMYIGLLAMGFLLMCVEAMCLCAKKEMSSLKINAFAAMCTVLSGMMGMVAHMMYTTVFQMTVSIGPKDWRPQSWDYGWSFALAWLSFSCCMAAAVATLNSYTKTIIEMKHRARLRLEEARAATIAPSYEEVVQAGGGGLYSVSQLIHLGQQGALMDPLWPRGVGPAVGPLACSAGGALLVGGGVGGIGMGMGGVVAGGSTAIGGAGGIGVGGNGVGMGMGSTGGTMGAMGGGGMGTGRMVDSHGVVVVEGCATEGCEECERELDEIDYTLQEEREDSIC, via the exons ATGCTGGAGAAAATGTCCAGACGTAACCGGACCCTGCTGTCCCTGGGTCTCACCTCTCTGGCCCTGACGATGTCCGTGTCAGCCTTCTGCAGTTCCTACTGGTGTGTAGGGACACACAAAGTGGTGAAGCCAGTCTGCCTGTCACCGGTCAAGATGAAGAACTGTGGAAAGAACAACAGCCAGCCGTACACAACAG AGGCTCCCACCCAGGACCCCAAGAACCCGGTGTCCAATGTGACGCTGTCTCCACAGCAGAAGGAGGAACTGGCCCAGATAAGGaaaaatcagttggccaatgcCGTGCAGTATCTCTGGGAAACGGGCGAGGACAAGTACATGCTGAGATATTTCCACACGGGTTTCTGGCTTTCCTGTGAAAAACACAACGAAG GAGATGATCAGGAAGAAAAGTGCCGCAGCTTCATTGAACTCACCCCAGGAGAGACACAAG GTGTGCTGTGGCTGTCTGTTATCAGTGAGTTCATGTACATCGGCCTTCTGGCGATGGGTTTCCTCCTGATGTGTGTCGAAGCGATGTGCCTCTGTGCCAAGAAGGAGATGAGCTCCCTGAAGATCAACGCCTTCGCTGCAATGTGCACCGTCCTTTCAG GTATGATGGGGATGGTAGCCCATATGATGTACACCACGGTGTTTCAGATGACAGTGAGCATCGGACCAAAAGACTGGAGGCCGCAGTCTTGGGACTATGGATGGTCTTTTGC GTTAGCATGGCTTTCCTTTAGCTGTTGTATGGCAGCTGCTGTGGCAACACTCAACTCGTACACTAAGACCATCATTGAGATGAAGCACAGAGCCAGGTTGAGGCTGGAGGAGGCCCGAGCTGCTACCATCGCCCCTTCCTATGAGGAGGTTGTTCAAGCCGGAGGCGGAGGGCTTTACTCAGTCAGTCAACTGATTCATCTcggccagcagggggccctCATGGATCCACTGTGGCCAAGAGGAGTGGGACCGGCAGTTGGACCTTTGGCATGCAGTGCTGGTGGGGCCCTGCTGGTTGGAGGTGGAGTCGGGGGCATCGGGATGGGAATGGGAGGAGTTGTAGCTGGAGGAAGCACAGCTATTGGAGGAGCAGGTGGGATCGGTGTTGGAGGAAATGGAGTTGGGATGGGAATGGGAAGCACTGGTGGGACAATGGGGGCAATGGGAGGAGGTGGAATGGGAACAGGAAGAATGGTGGACTCTCACGGAGTCGTAGTTGTGGAGGGATGCGCCACAGAAGGATGTGAGGAGTGTGAGCGAGAGCTGGATGAGATAGATTACACTCTGCAGGAGGAAAGAGAGGACTCCATCTGCTAA